GGCCCGACACGACCCGCTGGCGATCGATCTGCGCGCGCAACTGCTGCCGCCGAGCGGCTCGCACTGGCTGGGTACCGACGTGCAGGGGCGCGACGTATGGGCCCGGCTCGTGTACGGGGCGCGCATCTCGCTCTCCGTGGGCGTGGGGTCGCAGGTCATTGCCCTGTCGCTGGGGCTCGCGCTGGGGCTCGCCGCCGGCTACTACGGCCGGTGGGTGGATGAGATGGTGATGCGGCTGGCCGACGTGACACTGGCCTTTCCGACGCTGCTCCTGCTGATCGCGCTGGTGGCGGCGCTGCAGCCGTCGTTGGCGATCGTGTTTCTCACCATCGGTTTCGTAGGGTGGGCGGCGATGGCGCGGTTGGTGCGCGGGCAGGTGCTGGTGGTGCGCGAACTGGAGTTCGTGCAGGCGTCGCGGGCGCTGGGTGCGCCCGACGGGCGGGTGATCGTGCGCCACGTGCTCCCGAACGTGATCGCGCCGGTGGTGATCGCGGCCACATTGGGCATCGCGGCCGCGATCATGGCCGAGTCGTCACTGTCGTTTCTCGGGCTGGGCGTGCAGCCGCCGACGCCGAGTTGGGGCGCCATGATCGCCGACGGTCGCGACCTGGCACAGCTCAGCCATGCGCCCTGGACGTCGGTAGCGCCGGGGGTGGCGATCGCCATCACCGTGCTGGCATTCAACCTGTTGGGCGACGCCCTGCGCGACGCCCTCGATCCGCGAGGCCTCGCGACGGCGGGCCGCGCGGCGGAGGTTCCCCAGACATGAGCTACGACGTCGCGGCGCTGCGCGCCCAGGAATTTCCGTGGATGGATGCGGCGGGCGCGGTGTTCCTGAACAGCGCCTCCACAGGGCCGCTGCCGCGGCGCACCGTGCGGGCGGTCGGGGCCTTCACCGATCTGCGGCACGAGCCGCATCGGATGCCGGACCCGCTCCTGTTCGAGACGCTGGCCCGGTCCCGCGCGCTGGTCGCGCGGCTGATCCACTCCACCCAGGAGGAGATCGCGCTCGCCGTGAACACGAGCTACGGCATCAACATGGCCGCCGCGGCGCTGCCGCTTGGGCCCGGCGACGTCGTGGTGGTGCCCGACGGTGAGTTCCCGGCCAATATGTATCCGTGGCTGGCGCTGGCGCCGAAGCGAGGGGCCACGGTGCGGGTGATCCCGCTACGCGACGGCGTGTGTGATGAGCAGAGACTTATAGATGCGGTCGACGATCCGGCCGTGAAAGTCGTGGCGGTCTCGTGGGTCGGGTTCGCCACGGGCTACCGCGTGGATCTGGCGGCGCTGGGCCGCCGCTGCCGCGAGCGCGGCGTGCACCTGGTGGTGGATGCCATCCAGGGGCTGGGCGTGGTTCCGTTGGATGTGCGCGAGGTACAGCCGGCGATTCTCGCGTGTGGCGCCCAGAAGTGGCTGCTCTCGCCGTGGGGGGCCGGGTTCACCTATGTGCGACAGGACCTCGTGCCGCACCTCGACCCTCCGTTCGTGAGCTGGATGGCGGTAAAGGGCTCCGATGACTTCCGCAATTTGCTCGACTACGACATGACCTGGCGCGACGACGCGCGTCGGTTCGAGTTCGTCACCGTCCCGTTTCAGGATTTTGCGGGCATGAATGCGAGTCTCGAGTTGCTGCTCGAGTTGGGCCCCGAGGCGGTCGCCGCCCACGTGCGGCGGCTGGCCGACCGCGTGGTGGCGTGGGCCGGTCGCCGCCCGGACATGGGGTTGGTGACGCCCGCCGATCCGGCCCATCGCGCCGGTATCGTGTGCGTGGCCCCTCCCGACCCGGAGGCCACGAGCCAGCGGCTGCGCGAGGCCGGCATCGCGCACTCGCAGCGCGAGGGCGCCATGCGCCTGGCCATCCACGCCTTCAACAGCGACGACGACGTCACGCGCGCGCTCGACGTGATCGGCGCCCACTAACCGGTGGTCAGACCAGGATGCGCACCAGCGCGTACTCACGCTTGCCCTTGCCCAGGATCACGTGGCGGCCGGTCAGCAGCACGCCGATCGTGTCGACATAGCGCTCCGACGCGGCCAGTTTGCGCTTGTTCACTGATACGCCGCCCTGCTCGAGCAACCGCCGCGCGGCGCCGTTGGAGCTGGCGATGCCTGCCGCGGTGAGCAGCTTGCACACGTCGAGCTGCCCGGGCGTCTCGCCCGCCACGTCGGCCTCCCGCACCTGGGTGAAGGGCGCGTCGGTGCTCAACTGCGCCAGCGCACCCGCCGATAGCGACGCCGGATCCAGCCCGCCGAAATAGAACCCCGACACCTCTTCAGCGGCGGCGAGCGCCGCCTCGCCATGCAGGCGGCGTGTCATCTCGCGTGCCAGCGCGCGCTGCGCGTTCCGCTGTTCCGGATGCTCGGCCACGGCGCGATCGAACGCCTCGATCTCGTCGCGCGACAGCAGGGTGAAGTAGCGCAGGTATTTCCCCGCGTCGCGGTCGTCGGTGTTGATCCAGTACTGGTAGAAACGGTAGGGAGAGGTGAGGCGGGCGTCGAGCCACACGGCGCCCGTCTCGCTCTTGCCGAACTTGGCGCCGCCGGCGGTGGTCACGAGCGGCAGGGTGAGGGCGTGCCCGTGTGCGCCGGTGCCCTCCGCGCGGTGAATGAGTTCGATGCCGGCCGTGATGTTTCCCCACTGGTCGCTGCCGCCGAGCTGCAGGGTGACGCCGTCGCGGCGCCACAACTCCAGGAAGTCGTAAGCCTGGAGCAGCATGTACGAGAACTCGGTGTACGAGATGCCGCCCTCGAGGCGGGTCTTCACCGACTCCTTCTGGAGCATGTAGTTCACCGTGAAATGCTTGCCCACGTCGCGCATGAACTCGATGGCGCCGAGCTTGGTGAGCCAGTCGGCGTTGTTGCGCATGATCGCGGCGTGCCGGCCCTCGAAATCCATGAACCGCGCCAGCTGGTCTCGGATGGCGCGGGCATTCGCCTCGACCTCGGCCGCCGACGCGAGCTGCCGTTCGGTCGACCGGCCGCTGGGGTCGCCGATGAGGCCGGTGCCCCCGCCCACGAGTACCACCGGCCGGTGGCCGGCTCGCTGCAGGTGCACGAGCCCCATCACGGGGATCAGATTGCCCACGTGGAGGCTGGCCGCCGTGGGGTCAAACCCCGCGTAGCCGGAGACGACGCCCGCGTGCAACGCGTCGGCCAGACCGTCGGTGTGCTGGTAGAGGAGCCCGCGCCACTGGAGCTCGTCGAGCAGGGGGTGCGAAGGCATCCCCAATTATAGAGGCGTATAGAGACAAAGTCACACGCGCCGCGTTGGTGCGCGGCGCGCCCAGCCGTTAGCTTCCTGCCCATCGTGCAGCTGCCACTTCAACGCTTCCGCAAACGGCACCCGGTGCTGACCCGCCGCGCCCTGATCGCCGGCGTGTTCGCGACGTGCTTCGCGGCCGGGGTCGCGACGTCCAGCTGGGCGCTGGTGTGCGACGCCGGCCGCTGCCCGTCGGTGAGCGTGCTCGAGGCCTACACACCGCGCCAGACGTCCAAGGTGTACGCCGCCGACGGCCAGTTCATCACCGAACTGGGATTGGAGCGCCGCACGCTCGTCAAATTGGCCGATATTCCGATGGTCGTGCGGGATGCCTTCCTCGCCACCGAGGACAAGCGATTCTACTCGCACCACGGCATCGACTTCATCCGCATGGTGGGGGCCGGGCTGCGCAACCTGCGGAGCGGCGGTTACGCGCAGGGCTTCTCCACGATCACGATGCAACTGGCGCGCAACGTGTTTCCCGAACGGATCACCCGCGAGAAGTCGCTCATCCGCAAGCTCAAGGAGACCAAGGTCGCGCTGGCCATCGAACGCCACTACTCCAAGGACAAGATCCTGGAGTTGTACCTGAACCAGATCTACCTGGGCAACGGCGCCCACGGTGTGGAGACCGCCTCGCAGCGGTACTTCGGCAAGTCGGTGCGCGACCTGAACCTTGCCGAAGCGGCGACGCTCGCCGCCCTGCCCAAGGCGCCGAGCCGATATGACCCGAGGCGTTTTCCCGATCGGGCGGTGCAGCGGCGCAATACCATCATCGAGTTGATGCAACAGGATGGGCTCGTGGACGCCGCCGACGCCAGCATGGCGCGGGCCTATCCGCTCGATCTGGCCGGGCGAGCCGAATCGGGGGACATCGCTCCCTACTTCATCGAGTGGGTGCGGCAGCAACTCGATGCCCGGTTCGGCCAGCGCCTCTACGAGCAGGGGCTCAAGGTCTACACCACCCTTGACCTGGAACTCCAGTCGGCCGCCGAACGCGCACTGGAAACGCAGCTGCGGGCGATCGAGGCGGGGCGCTACGGGCCGTACCGGCATCCCACGTTCGAGCAGTACCTGGCGCGCGCGGGCGAGGGGGAGGCGCGGACCGACGCGAACTCGCCGTATCTGCAGGGGGCGTTCGTGGCCATGGATCCGCGCACCGGGGCGGTGCTCGCCATGGTCGGCGGGCGCGATTTCGACGATTCCAAGTTCAATCGCGCCACCCAAGCGCTGCGCCAGCCGGGGTCGACGTTCAAGCCGATCGTGTATTCCACGGCCGTGCAGGCGGGGATGCCGCCCTCGTATCTGGTGGATGACGAGCCGCTCGCCGTGCCGCAGGTGGACGGGACGGATTGGACGCCGCAGAACTTCGACCTCAAATTCGAAGGTCGCATGACCATGCGGCGCGCGTTCTACCAGTCGCGCAATGTGCCGGCCATCCGCATCGGCATGGAGCTTGGCGAACAGAACGTGATCGACGAGGCGCGAAAATTCGGCATCACGACGCCGATCCCGCCCTATCCCTCCATCCACATCGGGGCCGCCGACGTCTATCCCCTTGAGTTGATCGCTGCCTATAGCACCTTCGCCACGCTGGGCACCCGCGCCGCGCCGATCGGCATCACGCGCGTCGAAAACGCCGCGGGCAAAGTGCTCTGGCAGCAGGCGCCGCAGCTCACGACCATCCTCACGCCGCAACAGGCGTGGATCATGGTGGACATGATGAAGGACGTCGTGACCCAGGGGTCGGCGGCGGGGTCGGTGGGGCAGTACTTCCACTTGCCGGCCGGCGGCAAGACGGGCACGACCAACGACGGTGCGGACGTCTGGTTCATCGGCTACACGTCGGATCTGGTGGCGGGGCTCTGGATCGGGCTCGACAAACCGGCCAAGATCAAGGCGAACGCCCAGGGTGGGCTGCTCGCGGCGCCTGCCTGGACGGCGTTCATGAACGAGGTGTATCGTCGCAAACCGGCCCCGCCCGATTGGCCGCGGCCCGAAGGGATCGTGTCGCGGGACATCGACTTCACCACCAACATGCTGCGCACTCAGTATTGCCCGCCGGCCGACGTCATGTCCGAGGTCTACATCGCGGGCACGGAACCCACGCGGCCGTGCGACGTACATACCGCCCACGGCATCGTGCTCAAGCCCGATACGACGCCCGCGGTATTGGTGCCCCGGAAGCTGACCATCCCGGACACGACGAATCCGTTCTACATCCCACCCAAACGGAAGCCGGGCGGCGGCGGCCGACTGTGGTGAGGCGGTACCACGCGGCGTGGGTGCTCCCGATCACCATGCCACCCGTGCGCGACGGCACGGTGGCCGTGGCCGACGGCCGCATCGTGTACGTCGGCCGGCGCGCCGGCGCGCCGGCGGGCGACGACGTGGACCTGGGCGACGCCGCTCTCCTGCCGGGATTAGTAAATGCTCATTGCCATCTCGAGCTGACGTCGATGCGCGGGTTCCTGGAGGACCTCGACTTCCGGTCGTGGATCCTCCGTCTCACCCTCGCCCGCCGCGAAGTCCTGACCCGCGACATGCTGGTGGACGGGGCGCGGTTCGGGATCGACGAAGGCCTGGCCGCTGGGATCACCACGTACGGCGACACCTGCGAGTCGGGGGCGGCGTTCGACGCGATGCTCGAACGCGGCGTGCGCGGCATCGTGTACCAGGAGGTGTTCGGGCCCGCGCCCGTGGCGTGCGATGAGGTCCTGGAGGAACTCAAAGCCAGGGTGGCCGCACTGCAGAGACGGCAAACGCCGCTGGTGAGCGTCGGCGTGTCCCCGCACGCTCCGTATACGGTCAGCGACCGGCTGTTCGCTGCGGTGGCGCGGTACGCCAGCCAGGCCGGATTGCCGATGGCCATTCACATCGCGGAGAGCGAAGCCGAACAGCAGTTGGTGGTCGAGGGACGGGGGGAGTTCGCCGACGCACTCATCAAGCGCGGCATCCGCGTCGAGGGACGCGCTCGCAGTCCCATCCAATTGCTGCGCGGCCTCCGCGTGCTCGACGCTCAACCGCTCCTCATCCATTGCGTGCACGCCGATGCCGTGGATGTGCACGCGATCGCCGCGTCGGGGAGTTCCGTGGCCCACTGTCCAGCGTCCAATGCCAAGCTGGGTCATGGTGTGGCCCCGCTCACGGACTTCCTCAGCGCCGGCGTCTCGGTGGGGCTGGGGTCCGATTCGGTGGCCGCCAACAATCGCATGGACATCCTCGGCGAGGCCCGGCTGGCCGCGTTGCAGCAGCGTGCGCGCGTGCGGCGCCCCGACGTGATGCCGGCGGCGCGGGCCCTGCGGCTGGCCACGATCGACGGTGCCCGCGCCCTCGGCCTCGACGCCGAGGTGGGGTCGCTGGAGCCGGGCAAGGCGGCGGACCTGGCGGCCTTCCCACTCGACGGGCGGTTCGGGCCAACGCACGACGTCGAGAGCGCGATCGTGTTCGCGTTGAATGGGGTGCCGGCATCGCTCGTGGCCGTCGCGGGCAAGGTCCTCGTGCAGAACGGGGCCGTGGCGCACGGCGACCCGGCGCTGGCCGGCCGTGTCCAGCACACCGCCAACCTGCTGCAGCAATGGCAGGCTGGGCGCGAGTAGCGGGGAACATCCGCTGGCGGGGGGCGCGGCTCCCCACTTAAGATTGATAATACCCTGCTTTCAAGGAGCAAGCCCATGGCGCAGCCGAAGAGCGGCCGCACGTCCAAGATCTGGCGCGACGGTCGACTCGTGAACTGGGAGGACGCGACGATCCACGTGATCAGCCACGTCGTCCAGTACGGATCGAGCGTCTTCGAGGGGATGCGCGCCTACGAGACGCCGGGCGGCGGGGCCGTGTTCCGTGCCCGCGAGCACATGCGGCGGCTCATCGACTCCTGCAAGATCTATCGGATCCCCATCAAGTACTCGTTGGACGAGTTGGTGCAGGCGTGCCTCGATACCGTCGCGGCCAACGACCTCCGGGAGTGCTACATCCGACCCGTGGTCATCAGGACGGGCGAACAGATGGGCGTGCACTCCAACACAGCGCCAACCGAGGTATTCATCATCGCATGGCACTGGGGCCCGTACCTCGGTCAGGACGGGCTCGAGACCGGCGTGGATACCCGCGTGTCGAGCTGGCGCCGGGCGGCGCCCGACACGTTCCCGACGATGGCAAAGGCCGGCGGAAACTACCTGAATTCCCAGCTGTCCAAGATGGAGGCCAAGGCCGACAACTACGCCGAAGGCATCATGCTCGACTCCTTCGGGTTCGTGTCGGAGGGGAGCGGCGAGAACCTGTTCGCGGTGCGCGACGGCGTGCTCTACACGGCGCCGCTCGGCGCCGCGATCCTGCCGGGGATCACCCGCGACGCGCTTCTGCAGTTCGCGCACGATCGAGGCATCGAGGTGCGCGAGCAGCTGCTGCCGCGCGAGTTCCTGTACGTGGCCGACGAGCTGTTCTTCTGCGGCACGGCGGTGGAGGTCACACCCATCCGCAGCGTCGACCGCGTGCCGATCGCCGACGGCAAGCGGGGGCCGATCACGGCAATGCTGCAGCAGGACTATCTCGACACCGTGCACGGGCGGATTTCCGACCGGCACGGCTGGCTGACCATGGTGCCGGAGCCCGCCGTTGCGGGGGTGGCGCATGTGTAGGCGGCGGTGCCGGCTGGGGGGTCGCGCCCGGTCCGGGAGGCACGGGTGATCGTCGGCTGTCTGGCGCTCAACGCCTCGTTCGAACCGCTCACCATGGTGCCGCTCAAACGGGCGCTGCGGTTGGTGATCGACGGCAAGGCCGAGATCGTCGAGGCCGAGACCGACCGCGTTGTGCGGTCCGAACGGCTGACGATGCCGCGCCCGGTCGTCATTCGTCTCACCAAGTTCATCCACGTGCCACGGCGCTTCCGCCGGCAGGTGACCAACACGTTCCTGTTCGCGCGCGATCACTACCGGTGCCAGTACTGCGGTCGGCACGTGACTGAACTCAAGCCGCGCGAATCGCTCACCCGGGACCACCTCATTCCGTTGTCGCGAGGCGGCACGAACGAGTGGACCAACGTGGTGGCGGCGTGCAGCCCCTGCAACACACGCAAGGGCAATCGCATGCCGGAAGAAATCGGCATGCATCCGCACACCCGCCCCATGGAGCCGCATTTCGTGCATCTGAGCTGGGCCGTGCGGCGGCTCACGCCGATCCAGGCGCATTACATCCGTACCTTCTACGGCGATGCCGTGCTGCACCAACTCGAGCGGCTCGAGCACCGCGGGGCCAGTCTGCCGGCGTGAGGCGCCTAGGCGCTACCGGCGGGGCGCGACGAAGGTGGGGGACGTGGCCTCGTAACTGCGCTTGGCGCCGCCGAGCACGCGCGACAACAGGCGTCCGATGCCATTCTTCAACGCCGACAGCGGATTGGCCCGTCCCCGTACCGCGGGTTGCAGGTCGCCGTGCAGCCAGCGCTGCAGTTCGCTCAGATCGCTGGCGCTCAGCGACTCGACATCGAGCACCACGTTGTAGTAGTACTTCGTGCCGGCCCGGGCCGGCGCCAGCGACACGCGGTACGGACGCGCGAGGATGGCCTGCGCCGAGGCGAGCGAGGGGAGCGCTCCGAAATCTTCGCGCAATTTGCCGTTGCGACGAAGAACGCGGTACGCCGACTGATACGGGTCGGGGTCATACTGCACGAACATGTCCCAGGACGTGGACCGCTCCAGTTCGTTGAACAGTCCGCCGGTGCGCCACAGTTCCAGCCGGAAGTGCAGCTGGACGGGAAACCCGTTCTTCATCAGCTCCTGGAACTGCGGGTCATCGAGCACGCCGGACGCCGAGACCATCGGGGCCAAGGATCCGTGGTCCGGTTGGATGGACACGTGCACGCCGGCATCGCGCTGCGCGAGGGCCGGCGCGGCGAACGCCAGCAGGGACGCGAGGAGGAGCCGGACGGGGGCGCGCACGCGCTAGAAGCGATGTTGGAAGCGGACGAACACGCGCGCCGGCAGCCCCGCCGTCGAGAGCGCCTTGGCCACGTAGATGCCGAACACGTCAAAGTCCAACCCCGCGCCGAGATCGCTGCGGAACGTCGACAGCGCGGGCATCTCGCCCGACCGATAGGTCATCGGGCCCCCGCGGTCGCCCACCAGCCATCCGCGCCCCGCGTCGAGGAACACCACCCAGGCCCCATCGGCGCGGAAATGCGGGCGGAGCCAACTGTCCTCGTCCCAGTCGAACAGGCGCACATGGAGATCGCTGCGGTATTCGGCCTGAGCCAGCGCGATCCGATCGCACTGCGCGGGGTAACCCGAAGGAATCGTGCCGTACGTGCACGTAGATACGTCTTCGCCGCCCTGCGGGCTGCGGAATGCGAATCCCGGGAGGGCCGCGTAGCCGTCCACGGACAGCCGGCGCTCGAGCGGCAGCGGATCGCCGCTGATCCAGCCGCCCGCGACGACGCGCAGATTGAGTTGCGCGCCGCGTGAGATGCGGTTGTACCGCCGCGCGTCCACGAACGCGCGGTTGTAATTCACTCGGCCGTTGGGGTAGGCGCGGGTCGCGTCGGTTATGCCGAGCGAATCCATGTGTCCGACCCCGTGCTCGAGTTGGGCCATCAGATACCAGCCCGCCCACGGGTTCTCCACGTCGGTGCGCGTGTCTAGTTCGAGTGTCGCGTCCAGCAGGTGCAGGTGGGCGGCGTCCTCCACCGGATTGGGGCGCCACGCGACGTTCGATCGGAACAGGGTCCATGCGTTGTTGGCGGTGCGCGGCGTCCAATGTTCGTCGGCATACGACAGGGTGAACCGATTGTTGAGACCCTGGAATACCCCGGCGGTCAGGCCTCCCCCGTGTTGTTCGTAATAGTCGCGGTAGTCCCGCCGAAAGAGGGCGGCCGCCAGTCCGGTCTCGAGGCTCGACAGTCCCCACGACTCCACCGGTGCCACCAGGTTGTATGCGCCCGCACCAATCAGGACGCCGCGGGCGGTTCCGAGCTTCAGTTCGCCATGCAGGTTGTGCCCCACGTCGTTGGCTCTCGACCGGAAGCTGCTCGCCGTGCGGAGCACCGCGTACCCGTCCAGTTGTGCGCTTCCGTTGCCGAAGTCGTAGAACACCTGCGGCCCGAGATTCACCGCCAGCCCTTCCACGCGGTTGTAGACGCCGGCGCTCGCCACCTGGAACTTGCTGCCACTCGCGTCGCGACGGGGTTCGAACCGTCGCCACCACGCGTCCTCCTCGCCGCCCGAGTCAGCGACCGCGATGCGGTCGTCCCGGCGCACGTAGCGCAGCTCGTCGCGGTAGATGCGAATCTCACCGCCCACGTACCCACGAGCGCGGCCCGCCACTTCACCGCCCACGACCAAGAGGTCGCCGTCGATCCGGGCCGTCTCGGTCACCGTCACGTTCCCGTTGATGACCACGACGTCGCCGGCCACGTGGCCGGCGATGGTCAACGGTCCGTCCAGCACCGCCAGGGCGCCACCGATCTTCCGGCCGGAATCGACGTCGAACGGGCCC
The window above is part of the Gemmatimonadaceae bacterium genome. Proteins encoded here:
- a CDS encoding aminotransferase class V-fold PLP-dependent enzyme, with product MSYDVAALRAQEFPWMDAAGAVFLNSASTGPLPRRTVRAVGAFTDLRHEPHRMPDPLLFETLARSRALVARLIHSTQEEIALAVNTSYGINMAAAALPLGPGDVVVVPDGEFPANMYPWLALAPKRGATVRVIPLRDGVCDEQRLIDAVDDPAVKVVAVSWVGFATGYRVDLAALGRRCRERGVHLVVDAIQGLGVVPLDVREVQPAILACGAQKWLLSPWGAGFTYVRQDLVPHLDPPFVSWMAVKGSDDFRNLLDYDMTWRDDARRFEFVTVPFQDFAGMNASLELLLELGPEAVAAHVRRLADRVVAWAGRRPDMGLVTPADPAHRAGIVCVAPPDPEATSQRLREAGIAHSQREGAMRLAIHAFNSDDDVTRALDVIGAH
- a CDS encoding branched-chain amino acid transaminase, with protein sequence MAQPKSGRTSKIWRDGRLVNWEDATIHVISHVVQYGSSVFEGMRAYETPGGGAVFRAREHMRRLIDSCKIYRIPIKYSLDELVQACLDTVAANDLRECYIRPVVIRTGEQMGVHSNTAPTEVFIIAWHWGPYLGQDGLETGVDTRVSSWRRAAPDTFPTMAKAGGNYLNSQLSKMEAKADNYAEGIMLDSFGFVSEGSGENLFAVRDGVLYTAPLGAAILPGITRDALLQFAHDRGIEVREQLLPREFLYVADELFFCGTAVEVTPIRSVDRVPIADGKRGPITAMLQQDYLDTVHGRISDRHGWLTMVPEPAVAGVAHV
- a CDS encoding amidohydrolase family protein: MRRYHAAWVLPITMPPVRDGTVAVADGRIVYVGRRAGAPAGDDVDLGDAALLPGLVNAHCHLELTSMRGFLEDLDFRSWILRLTLARREVLTRDMLVDGARFGIDEGLAAGITTYGDTCESGAAFDAMLERGVRGIVYQEVFGPAPVACDEVLEELKARVAALQRRQTPLVSVGVSPHAPYTVSDRLFAAVARYASQAGLPMAIHIAESEAEQQLVVEGRGEFADALIKRGIRVEGRARSPIQLLRGLRVLDAQPLLIHCVHADAVDVHAIAASGSSVAHCPASNAKLGHGVAPLTDFLSAGVSVGLGSDSVAANNRMDILGEARLAALQQRARVRRPDVMPAARALRLATIDGARALGLDAEVGSLEPGKAADLAAFPLDGRFGPTHDVESAIVFALNGVPASLVAVAGKVLVQNGAVAHGDPALAGRVQHTANLLQQWQAGRE
- a CDS encoding PBP1A family penicillin-binding protein, with translation MQLPLQRFRKRHPVLTRRALIAGVFATCFAAGVATSSWALVCDAGRCPSVSVLEAYTPRQTSKVYAADGQFITELGLERRTLVKLADIPMVVRDAFLATEDKRFYSHHGIDFIRMVGAGLRNLRSGGYAQGFSTITMQLARNVFPERITREKSLIRKLKETKVALAIERHYSKDKILELYLNQIYLGNGAHGVETASQRYFGKSVRDLNLAEAATLAALPKAPSRYDPRRFPDRAVQRRNTIIELMQQDGLVDAADASMARAYPLDLAGRAESGDIAPYFIEWVRQQLDARFGQRLYEQGLKVYTTLDLELQSAAERALETQLRAIEAGRYGPYRHPTFEQYLARAGEGEARTDANSPYLQGAFVAMDPRTGAVLAMVGGRDFDDSKFNRATQALRQPGSTFKPIVYSTAVQAGMPPSYLVDDEPLAVPQVDGTDWTPQNFDLKFEGRMTMRRAFYQSRNVPAIRIGMELGEQNVIDEARKFGITTPIPPYPSIHIGAADVYPLELIAAYSTFATLGTRAAPIGITRVENAAGKVLWQQAPQLTTILTPQQAWIMVDMMKDVVTQGSAAGSVGQYFHLPAGGKTGTTNDGADVWFIGYTSDLVAGLWIGLDKPAKIKANAQGGLLAAPAWTAFMNEVYRRKPAPPDWPRPEGIVSRDIDFTTNMLRTQYCPPADVMSEVYIAGTEPTRPCDVHTAHGIVLKPDTTPAVLVPRKLTIPDTTNPFYIPPKRKPGGGGRLW
- a CDS encoding ABC transporter permease codes for the protein MSTRPRAVLRRDPRAWFAVGVIALLAFAAVAAPLVARHDPLAIDLRAQLLPPSGSHWLGTDVQGRDVWARLVYGARISLSVGVGSQVIALSLGLALGLAAGYYGRWVDEMVMRLADVTLAFPTLLLLIALVAALQPSLAIVFLTIGFVGWAAMARLVRGQVLVVRELEFVQASRALGAPDGRVIVRHVLPNVIAPVVIAATLGIAAAIMAESSLSFLGLGVQPPTPSWGAMIADGRDLAQLSHAPWTSVAPGVAIAITVLAFNLLGDALRDALDPRGLATAGRAAEVPQT
- a CDS encoding HNH endonuclease, producing MIVGCLALNASFEPLTMVPLKRALRLVIDGKAEIVEAETDRVVRSERLTMPRPVVIRLTKFIHVPRRFRRQVTNTFLFARDHYRCQYCGRHVTELKPRESLTRDHLIPLSRGGTNEWTNVVAACSPCNTRKGNRMPEEIGMHPHTRPMEPHFVHLSWAVRRLTPIQAHYIRTFYGDAVLHQLERLEHRGASLPA
- the tyrS gene encoding tyrosine--tRNA ligase, whose protein sequence is MPSHPLLDELQWRGLLYQHTDGLADALHAGVVSGYAGFDPTAASLHVGNLIPVMGLVHLQRAGHRPVVLVGGGTGLIGDPSGRSTERQLASAAEVEANARAIRDQLARFMDFEGRHAAIMRNNADWLTKLGAIEFMRDVGKHFTVNYMLQKESVKTRLEGGISYTEFSYMLLQAYDFLELWRRDGVTLQLGGSDQWGNITAGIELIHRAEGTGAHGHALTLPLVTTAGGAKFGKSETGAVWLDARLTSPYRFYQYWINTDDRDAGKYLRYFTLLSRDEIEAFDRAVAEHPEQRNAQRALAREMTRRLHGEAALAAAEEVSGFYFGGLDPASLSAGALAQLSTDAPFTQVREADVAGETPGQLDVCKLLTAAGIASSNGAARRLLEQGGVSVNKRKLAASERYVDTIGVLLTGRHVILGKGKREYALVRILV